ATCACAATATCAGCTaacctttctcatctctctcagtCAAGCCTTTCTCCTTCAGTTGTGAGAGGACGAAGGCATCCTTCTCCTAAATGAGAAAACAGAAATAGCCTTTGAACACAaacaaagtaaaaaaataataatttaaaaaatgtctacactactacagtactggaaaaaaaaaaaaaatatatatatatatatatatatttacctcaATATTTCAGATCAGTGAAGTGCTGCCCTCTGGTGGACAAAATGTGTTGTCTAAATTCTAACCTATGAACAGCCCTTAGCGGtgctatattggccatataccacaaaccccagaggtgccttattgctattataaactggttaccaatgaaATTACAACAGTACAAAGTCATTTTTTGCCATACCCAtcatatacggtctgatataccacagccttcagccaatcagcattgaaggcttgaaccacccagtttataatctatTATAGCTAACTCAATACACATTTACTGAAGGGTTTTTGCTTAGCTTGGCAGTTACAACTTCGATTACATTTCATTTTGGGTACAATGAGGCTTATGCTAGCCAGAGACTACTGAAATTAAGTAAAATCAACAAGAAAAATCACAGAAAAAGTGTATAAACAACAGCTGAGCTAAGTAGTAAATCATTTGTGATTGCACTACTGCTTTAGGTGTCTCTGAGATGAGTCAACAGATAATTAAGGATACTGTTGAGTAAATGGATAATTAAGGAAGCAAACCTTGTTGAAAGTGATATTCTGATTGGTCCAGAATGCATGGTTCCAATCCTCCGTCTCTTGCCTCAAGGTTCTAAGCTGCTTCTCCAATTCAGTCTCATTCTCAGGGATGTGGTATATGATTGGTCGCAGGTTTGACAGCCTGTGAGGGGGACCAACCCAGTCATGCTTAGATTCAGCAGCTGGGATGAACTGGGATCTCTGTttaaaagaaaaagaaaacatcCTAAATCATGTTACTTCTATAAACAGACAGTACACAGCAAAGGGGATGACACATAGGATGTATTTTAACCATCCCCTCATATCAATTCAATATTTAAAGCCAGGCAATGTTCTTATTAAGGGGGTTTGGTTATTAGGCGACAGTATAGCCTGGTAGCGCCTTGCATCATTTGAGCTTAGTTTTATGACAtcattatacagtaccagtaaaaggtttggacacacatacattgtagaataacagtgaaaacaaaactatgaaataacacaaattgaATCATTAGTAtccaaaaaaaaagtgttaaatcaaaatacattttagattcttcaaagtatcaaGCCTttatcgcagtgctagctgtgccactagagattctgggttcaagtccaggctcggTCGCagtcggccgcgaccgggagaccaatggggcggcgcacaattggtccagcgtcgtccgggttaggggagggtttggccggccgggatgtgcGCGATGGGAcgactagcgactcctgtggcgggctgggcacagtgcacgctgaaacggtcgccaggtgcacggcatttcctccgacacattggtgaggctgggttaagtgggcattgtgtcaagaagcggtgcggcttggttgggttgtgtttcggaggatgcacggcttTTGACTGTCGCCTCTCCAGAGTCCGTACggtagttgcagcgatgagacaagactaactaccaattggataccacgaaattgagaAGAAAAcggattaaaacatttttttttttaaaggagcccccctttgccttgatgacaactttgcacacgcttggctttctctcaatcagcttcatgaggaatgcttttccaacaaacttgaaggagttcccacatatgcggagcacttgttggctgcttttccttcactctgtggtccaactcaccccaaaccatctcaattgggttgaggtcgggtgattgtggaggccaggtcatctgatggagcactcatcactctccttcttgatcaaatagcccttacacagcctagaggtgtgttgggtcattgtcctgttgaaaaatacatgatagtcccactaaaccagatgggatgacgtattgctgcagaatgcggtggtagccattctggttaagtgtgccttgaattctaaataaatcagagtGTCACCAGCTAAGCACCCACACACTAtaatacctcctcctccatgcttgtGTTTAAACCACTTTACCAAATTCTAAAGCAATGGTACTCCCTACAtcgttctcagattattaccaatcccacaaggcatgactccaaacacccagaaaaggctacaaAGAAAAGGCTATCCTTACAAAGAATCCTAATCgcgatcactgttttacagcttgttttcgtaatggctgctcagtaaAACTACCTGTCCTAGACGCTtgctaataaataaaaaatttaatgagcaagccttccctAATGACCTGGCCACTGTAAATTGGTATATAATCAGCTTTATCCCCTCTGACGAAGACGCTTGTACCTTATTTTATATTTTCCGTGGTATTGTTAAAAAAAcacacccccataaagaaaatgataattaaaaacaggttcatcCCCTGGTTCGAACGACTCCCCTTCAAGAATTCCATTTGGATAAAGGATCGGCATACGCTAGGGCTGGGCGGGTATACCGTATTTTATGATATACTGGTATTGATGcagggaccggtttgggtttttactttaccgtCTATActggtatttgaatgtttggtttgttaaatgtgatacgccaTGTGTAATGTTAATTTGTATAGTTTACTtcgctacttgagtcatctctcttcgctctctctctgtgctactTTCCACACATACCTAGCCACGCCCcgtcactcaaggagcgcatttgtTGTTTCTCAACGAGATACttgcgttcagtctgcatggtcaatgcagcacatgcaacaatgttgatgacaatgccgttttcactttgcttcttaGTTGATTAATATTATCGTTCTATAATGACACTATTCGTTTATGTTTCTTACATCAGTAAACAGCTAGTTTGTATTTTCTTAGCTAGTTGCCGCTAATTGCTAGCCGCTAATGCtaatagctatctagctagctaatacattCACTGAGTAAaagcaaacgtagctagctactacaacctgataataccagtgatggtgttGACCTAAACTAGCAtttttgtgcaacagtatcttctaaatcaaagaggaatatgTTAGCTATatgaagtagctaagagaaaACATGCAAGGTAGCCAAAGCTTATtgggtcccctaggaaacacgTATCAACAATttagttcctaccctgtcacaataactcctccctggtATTTTAATTCGTTTTCATCTCAAACAGTGTATTCAAATTTCCCACCATtttattctaactatagaattagaacAGTAGTTATATTTCCTTGAGTCCAACAGTTTTGCTCTAatttgcaacatttggttaaaaataaatcCTAGATTATTTGCCCATATCGTGCAGCCCtatgtggcagtgtggaaatgatctcaattgagcagtggtgtaaagtacttaagtaaaaatattttcaagtactacttaagtcgttttttggtaTCTATacatttgactacttttacttcaccacattcctaaagaaaatactgtactttttactccatacattttccctgacacctaaaagtttgttacattttgaaaaagcttagcagaacaggaaaacggtccaattcacgcacgtgtcaagagaacatccctggtcatctactgcctctgatctggaggactcactaaacacaaatgcttggtTAGTAaattgtgttggagtgtgcccctggctatctgtaaataaaaataaataaatatggtgccatctggttaaggaatttaaaataatttttacttttgatacttacgtatattttatcaattacttttgatgcttaagtatatttaaaaccaaatacttttactcaagtagtattttactggttgactttcacttgagtaattttctattaatgtatctttacttttactcaagtatgacaataggGTACTTTATCCACcactgcaggaaatgcagaaatggTAAGTGCTGAAATTAGTTTgggttgaagttgaattgaacagtataaaacaatcagaaaggAGAAAGACtcattgaaatcacttagaatgtatatgtgttgccaccctaggatCACTTACTAATCATAAAGCATATGTAAAACTTGTATTATTCAAAAACGAAAAATATACTGTCCAattcgtttttttatttttaaataccgTGATataatattttggccatatcgcccagccctagcaaatcaaatttgatttgtcacatacacatggttagcagatgttaatgtgagtgtagcgaaatgcttgtgtttgtagcacacacatactcaggctgactggctctcattcaggcaaatgagaaataagtgcacttgGGTTAGTTCTAGAAAACAGttagacctggagaataaaccctcctcctcacagctgcccatgtcccttaatgttgaggATGTGGTCATTACTGACAAGGAGTACATGGCtaagctctttaatcaccacttaaTAAAGTCAGGATTCCCATTTGACTAAGCCATGCCTCCTCGCCCGtcaaacatttcctcatctcccacccatTCTAATGCAACTAGCCCTGATGCTCCTGCctcgctacaaagtttctccctgcaggcagtcactgagtccaaggtgctaaaggagctccttgaactcctttaaaaaaaacatctgggtcagatggtttagacatttacattacatttaagtcatttagcagacgctctatccagagcgacttacaagaccCTTTCTtcaaggttgctgcccctatcattgcCAAGCCTCTCTCTGACCTTTTTTTtaacccgtctctcctctctggggagtttcccattgcttggaaggcagcctcAGTGCATCCTTTATTTAAATGAGGaaatcaagctgatcctaactgttatagcccaatttctattttgccctgttcatcaaaagtgttggaaaaacgtgTCAATAATCAACAGACTGGCTTTCttaatgtctatagtattctctatggtatgcaatctggtttccgctccggttatggatgtgtcactgcaaccttaaaggtcctaaattatgtcaccattgcccttgattctaagcaatgctgtgctgctatttttattgacttggccaaagcttttgataaagtagaccattccattcttgtgggccggctaaggagtttgtgtctctgaggggtctttggcctggtttgctaactacctctctcaaagagcaTAGTGTGTAAAGttagaacatctgctgtctcagccactctCTGTCagcaagggagtaccccaaggctcgatcctaggccccacactcttaATTTACATCAAccacatagctcaggcagtaggaagctctctcatctatttatatgcagatgatacagtcttgtactcagctggcccctccccagattttgtgttaaacgctctccAATAAAGCTTTCTTAGTATTCAACAAGCATCCTCTGCCCTTAACCTTTGTTTTGGagatgttcagaacaaggttatgTGGTTTTGGTAAGATTAATGCCACTCTCCCCACTGGTGTGATTAGTACCTCTGAGGGTGtagaccatcctacccatgctagattactgagacataatttatagatcggcaggtaagggtgctctcaagcggctagatgttctttaccattcggccatcagatttaccaccaatgctccttataggacacatcactgcacgtTATACTCCTGTGTAAACTGGTAATCTCTGTATACTCATTACAAGACCCACTGgatgatgcttatttataaaaccttcTTAGACCTcgctcccccctatctgagatatctactgcagccctcatcctccacatacaacacccattctgccagtcataTTCTGTTAAATATCCCCAAAACACACATATCCCTGGGtgtctcctcttttcagttcgctgctgCTAGCGACtagaacgagctgcaaaaaaacaaacactaaAACTGGACagttatctccatctcttcattcaaagactcagtcttactgacagttgtgctgtgttgtcatgAGTTGCTGCCATGcagttgtcgtcttaggtctctctttatgtagtgttgtggtgtctctcatcgtgatgtgtgttttgtcctatatttttaatcCTAGGAGGCCTTTTGCTAGGCAATCATTGTAAAttatttgatcttaactgacttgcatagttaaataaaatgcATACAAATTCTCATCAACCAACATTAGCAAACAATACTTCTGGAGGTAGGTCTCTGAAACTCGGACCAGAGACGTGCAATAAAGAAACACATGAAATTAACTCATTGATGAGAAACTAGCTAGTGAGTGGCCCACGCACCTTCACTGAGTTCCCTTGCTTTGTTGGTTCACTCGAACTGCACCGACGACTGGCGTTCGCTGATATGCGCCGCATATGCAATGGACCTAAAAGATTACAAGGACATAGTGACCTCCGCAGAAAATATCCTGTCGTTTTGCCAGTCATTTCAGGGCCTCTTCTACAATGTATTTTACAGCATCGTCGACATTCTAGACGTAAGTAACATGAAAATAGCCACTGTTTAGTTCGTCTGTGACCAACTTGCAACGCTACCACGTGACAGAGAACGTTCCATGTACTTCCTGTATTTAAATTAGGTTGGACGACCAATGTATATCACAACGTCTTTCTGTTTACTTAGTCAAACATTTAACATAACCATTTGTCTGCGGAAGCGCGAGTGTAATTTATTAGCATTGTCCACATGTGTATTTAATGTAACGCCCAACACGGCTTTCATATATATCTCTTTTGGCCAGCCTGTCATTCTTCGTTTTTCCACGATATCGACTAGACAGGCTACAGTTAGTCAGAATTGTCCAGAATGTACTTTTTGTATCAGGTTATGAGAATTAACCTAGCAGTTTAGGAGTATTAGGTTAAGGATATGAAAAGGATTTGGGTTAACGAAAATGCTACATTTTTTACAACTTTATATATCAATTTGACCTTAACCGTATACCATCTAGCCGTGATCGCATTCGCCTTGAAAAAAAAGCTAGTAGTAGCCAGCTACCTGGTAGCTAAATATCAGATTGTGGTTGTGCTTGGTAATGTTTAGCATTATATCGATCTTTTCCCTATTATGGCTGTACGTTGGTTATGCAGGTAAGCATGAGGACATGTAGCTTATCATATTTTCCTGAAAAATTATAATAGGAGCTATCCCTATTATTTCAAATTGATTTATTTAGCTAACACCGTTAAGATATCTACAACGTAGATAGCTAGCTTACATGCTAGCCTACATTTAGCTTGTACCTAAAAGACAACAAAAAATTACACCACAGTAATGTTTTCATTCATATGTGTAGATTTATTGCACTTTGACTGACATGTTATGTTCTCAGAGAGCAACATTGCTGTCAGGGGACAGATGAGGTGACTGGGAGTCCTTTGTTGACCAGCGGTGCACTTGTTCCAAAGAGGATCATTGTCCTCTCCAACATTTGGAGCCCCGTTAAAATTCTACAAAAAGTAGCTAGCTACAGCTTTCCTTTCCCCTTCCATCACTGATTAGAACGTCAAAATAACTGGACAGGTAAAAGTAATCTGGTGGAGCCGGTGTGTTGACATGTCCAATCATGTGTCATCAGTCAGTGATTACTGAGGAAGGAAAGGTGCACTTTAAAGGAATTGTAATGATGCCTTTGGACTTTTGAAGATAGAGTTAGCAGTTTGACATCATAAAAGCGGGCGACTTCCTGCTCAGAATTACATGAATATGTTCAATAAGAAAACAGATTTGGCAATGTTGTGCACTACTGAACACAATCCATGAGTGGGAAAAAGACTCCATGGTGACTCAGATGGAGGTCTTATAGGCCTGTAGATGATGCTCATTTGAGATGGGAGCTAGAAGGTAACAGTCTAGGAACATACAGAGAAGGAACTGTCGGATGAGTCAAAATACCCCCGGAACGAGCCACACTGGGAGCCAAATTTGAAATACAATACATTGTATACATGGAGCAGAGTGAAAAATtcgcatttattttttattattttttttaatgtattttcgGAAGAACTGTGGTCACCATTCATGTAATACATTAAATATATAGTCTGCATAAGACTGAATTGgggagttatttcatagttttttcacaggtaggcctacattattttCCCATTTCAATCTTTTACCATATTCTTGGAGTGATTGTTATGGGCAGAGCAGACCATCAAATATGCATTTAAATATTTTTATATGCAACCTGGAATTAAATTTAATAGCACCAGTGCTTCTACAGTGAAACATCTCACATTGGTGCCATTTGTGAGTGATGTTAGGCTACATTGTATCGTTGTTTCTTCTTCAGAGTGCACTGGCAATAACAATTTCATTTCACAGAGACAACACGGGTTCTTCAACTTTAGCACTAGCCAATATCCACACATTTTTGAATGATCTGAATGAAGATGATGGTGAAGGGGGTGATTGAATTTACAATATACAATTGGGGTTGGCCTCTAACCAATTTGTTCCTGAGCTTGTAGCTACTCGGTGGGCCAGAACATATAGCCTACTATCTGCCCAATTCATATCCCCACACTACACATTTAACACATGGTTAGTGGGATAATCAATTAAATGACAATGTGATCATTTCGGTCTGATTACAGTGGTTAATTCACCAATGTCTCTATTAATAGGCCTTTACCTACTCTATTAAAATATATTAATCTTAAATGTATTTCTCCAATGCCAAACCAGTGTGCCTTAGTTGCAACGAAACTGTTGCTGTTTGCAAATAATTCAATCTGAGATGTCATTATGAATCTAAGCATGGTACTTTCAGAAGTTGATTTTCCACCCCAGACATGAGGCCAAAGTCTGACACAGAAAGCTCGTAGGCCTATTTAAGGAGTACATGGTGACAGTATTTTGAGGAAATAGCTATAGTGACAAATATATTGATAACATAATTACGTCTCAAACAGGTGTGGTGGAAAATTCTCACCAAGTTAGAGAGACTTTgttatttcttcaaacaatcaatcTTTATTAATAACAATTGCAATAACGAAGCAGGTTAGTTATGCACTCTGATGTGTACGGCCAAGAGTTTCGATGACACGTGTGAAGCCTTATATAGATAAACTATCTTATGCAAGCATATACAAAACACGTCATCttggtatgtgtatgtgtgtggagaAAGAGACAAAACTAGGGTAAAAGGTACAGATGTGAATTGGGCGTCTCGTTCTGTGGCAACAGCTAGTTATtctagtgcatctaaatcttaaagggggtgagagggatacttatcctatcctaggtattccttgaaaccccacctcttcaaggaatacctaggataggataagtatccctctcacccccccctttaagatttagatgcactattgtaaagtgactgttccactggatgtcataaggtgaatgcaccaatttgtaagtcgctctggataagagcgtctgctaaatgacttaaatgtaaatgtaaaaacaacaGGAAATCACTCTAGACAGTTTCTCTGAAGTAGATAAACGGTTCCCCATTTTGAAATGCAAGAAGCCATACAACCTTAAAAAGATCATTCATTGTACAAGCATTTAAGAGGTTTGACTAAAATTCCCCTTCCACAGGTAAGCCTACCTCCTCTTATTTTTTAAATAGTGGTCCAACAAATCCCTCTTGTTAGTAAATTTGCCTACTCAACTTTCAGCACCGGGCGCTGCCCATATTGATTTTTGAAACCGCGATCCACATGGCTGCATCTCAACAAATATTTTTTCTAATTCATCCAATTGTATTCtattctcttttttttttaccatggaCCTATTCCCTTAATATTATAATTAAGCTTTCACATGTGTGTTTTACACTTCTTATCAAGCTGTTGGTGCTTGCTTCTATTTATGCCAAATCAGTTGACCGCTGTAGGTTGAACTTCTTGTTTCCTAACATTATTCCTTTATAATTTTTTTGTAGCGAATTGAGAAGACCCTTTACCCATCATATCCTACATATGTTAATCAAAGCAGTGGTGGAGTGGCTTGTCTGTCCTGGAGATCATGTTGCGGGCTTTGCGCTGTATAGTGTGTCCTTTCAATCAGTTTAGATGTCGTGAAAAAATGAAATAGTAAGCCTACAGGCTACTCCAGTGAAATGTAATACCCTATTCACTTTATTTTTATGCAAACCTCCAGAACATACATTGTGAAACTTGAAAGAACTCATGGTTCTCACGGTCAAGCAAATTGATACAATGCATCACCTGTTCTCTCTGAAGAGGAAAGAATAATATGATTTATTTgaccattaaaaaaaatatatatatatatgtgtggttATAACCACACATGTTGATCCAATAAATTTAAAAATCATTCAGGATAACACAACAAAGTTTAGAAAagtatttccattgtggtcctcttaaTACAATACAATGTAGCCAAACAACATCGCTCGCAAATGGCACAGATGTGAGTTTCTTTTCACTATAGAAGCACTGGGCCTCTTAGATTTTAATTCCAAGTTGCATACCACAGTATTTAGGCTCATATGACGGTCTGCTCTGCCATTCCTCTCCTTCAAACCAGGGCTGCCAACAATATAGGGTTGCTATAAGACGTAAATGGGAAAATAATGGACCtgtgaaaaaaatataaaatagctCCACTACCATAAGATgtattaaagctgcaatatgtcactttttgggggACTGACCAAATTCACAGAGATGTGAGTTTTAgctctgtcattctcattgaaagcatgtATAGGAAGTTTTAGATCTGTTATGTgccctatttctatgcttcccattcttaagtttagtttATGCTTCTTTTACTTTTGTACACCAACTTTAAAAAGCTGAAAAACAATATTttgggttattgaaaatatatttcacagcggtttagacggtacaatgattctctacgcTATACAttacttgttttgtcacaaactgaaattaggcaaactatttgaatttttgcaaccaggaaatggcagagcaatttctgcatattgcacctttaattgaataaatcaaatcaaatgtatttatatagcccttcgtacaccagctgatatctcaaagtgctgtacaaaaacccagcctaaaaccccaaacagcaagcaatgcaggtgttgatgtacattggctaggaaaaacctaggaagaaacctagagaggaaccagtctatgaagggtggccagtcctcttctggctgtcccgggtggagattataacagaacatggccaagatgttcaaatgttcataaatgaccagcatggtcaaataataggtctgggacatgTAGCatatccggtgaacaggtcaggattccatagccgcaggcagaacagttgaaactggagcagcagcaaggccaggtggactggggacagcaaggagtcatcatgccaggtagtcctgaggcatggtcctagggctcaggtcctccgagagagagaaagaaagagagaattagagagagcatacttaaattcacacaggacaccggataagacagtagaagtactccagatataacaaactgaccctagcccccccgacacataaactactgcagcataaatactggaggctgagacaggaggggtcaggagacactgtggccccatctgatgataccccccggacagggccaaacaggaaggatataaccccacccactttgccaaagcacagcctccacaccactagagggatatcttcaactaccaacttaccatcctgagacaaggccgagtatagcccacaaagatctccgccacggcacaacccaaggggggggcgccaacccagacaggaagatcacatcagtgactcaacccactcaagtgacgcacccctcctagggacggcatgaaagagcaccagtaagccagtgactcagtcccTGTAATAGTGACCACATCACTCCcgaaaatatactgaacaaaaatataaacgcaacaatttc
This sequence is a window from Oncorhynchus gorbuscha isolate QuinsamMale2020 ecotype Even-year linkage group LG17, OgorEven_v1.0, whole genome shotgun sequence. Protein-coding genes within it:
- the LOC124001204 gene encoding cytochrome c oxidase assembly factor 8, which produces MTGKTTGYFLRRSLCPCNLLGPLHMRRISANASRRCSSSEPTKQGNSVKRSQFIPAAESKHDWVGPPHRLSNLRPIIYHIPENETELEKQLRTLRQETEDWNHAFWTNQNITFNKEKDAFVLSQLKEKGLTERDEKGRKRALNSEEMAVFYKHFLDENCIRHANYNKDWYRRNFTITLLMGRVAFHSVWRTLAERRGWKKSGPTT